One genomic segment of Rhizobium sp. 11515TR includes these proteins:
- a CDS encoding aspartate ammonia-lyase, whose product MVKTRSEYDLLGENDIPAEVYWGVHTARAVENFQVTGTPIGRYAHLIRGLAFVKEAAALANHELGLLSQDKLDAIVRACREIRAGELHDQFVVDVIQGGAGTSTNMNANEVIANRALELLGHAKGDYAHLHPNDHVNLSQSTNDAYPTAVNVALIEAIDGLAVAMETLQEAFERKAKEFDGILKIGRTQLQDAVPMTLGQEFRTFAVMLGEDRSRLIESAALLHEVNLGATAIGTGLNAPVGYAALACAHLARLTGRPLVTASDLIEATQDPGAFVHLSGVLKRVAVKLSKTCNDLRLLSSGPRAGIGEITLPAMQAGSSIMPGKVNPVIPEMVNQVAFSVIGNDITVTMAAEAGQLQLNAFEPIIVRALSESIMHLTAACHILAERCVDGITANPALMAQRLQESIGLATALNPLIGYQAATKVAREALATGRTVPEIVLDHGYLTAEQLFEALRPERLANLPVALNEAVAPRQ is encoded by the coding sequence GTGGTCAAGACGCGAAGCGAGTATGACCTGCTGGGCGAAAACGATATTCCGGCTGAGGTCTATTGGGGGGTACACACGGCTCGAGCCGTGGAGAATTTCCAGGTCACGGGAACGCCAATCGGCCGCTATGCGCATCTCATTCGAGGCTTGGCCTTCGTCAAGGAGGCGGCGGCTCTTGCCAATCACGAGCTGGGCTTGCTGAGCCAAGACAAGCTCGATGCAATCGTGCGCGCCTGCCGCGAAATCCGTGCCGGCGAGCTTCACGACCAGTTCGTCGTCGACGTGATTCAAGGCGGTGCCGGCACCTCCACCAATATGAACGCCAATGAGGTCATCGCCAACCGCGCGCTCGAATTGTTGGGCCATGCCAAAGGCGACTATGCTCACCTTCATCCGAATGATCACGTCAATCTCAGCCAGTCGACCAACGACGCCTATCCGACGGCCGTCAATGTCGCGCTGATCGAAGCGATCGACGGTCTGGCAGTCGCAATGGAAACGCTGCAGGAGGCTTTCGAGCGCAAGGCCAAGGAATTCGACGGCATTCTAAAGATCGGCCGCACGCAGCTACAGGATGCCGTGCCGATGACGCTCGGCCAGGAATTCAGGACCTTTGCCGTCATGCTCGGGGAAGATCGATCTCGCCTGATCGAATCGGCCGCCCTGCTGCATGAGGTCAATCTCGGCGCCACTGCCATCGGCACCGGCCTCAATGCGCCTGTCGGCTATGCCGCCCTTGCCTGCGCCCACCTCGCCCGGCTGACGGGCCGTCCCCTGGTCACGGCAAGCGACCTCATTGAAGCAACTCAGGATCCTGGCGCCTTTGTCCATCTTTCCGGCGTGCTGAAGCGCGTTGCGGTCAAGCTGTCAAAGACCTGTAATGACTTGCGCCTGCTCTCTTCCGGTCCTCGCGCCGGCATCGGCGAGATCACGCTGCCGGCGATGCAGGCCGGTTCGAGCATCATGCCCGGCAAGGTCAATCCTGTGATCCCTGAAATGGTCAACCAAGTGGCATTCTCCGTCATCGGCAACGACATCACCGTGACGATGGCGGCGGAAGCGGGCCAGCTGCAGCTCAATGCCTTCGAACCGATCATCGTGCGCGCGCTGTCGGAAAGCATCATGCATCTGACCGCCGCCTGCCATATCCTTGCCGAACGCTGCGTCGATGGCATTACCGCCAATCCGGCTCTGATGGCACAGCGCCTGCAAGAATCGATCGGCCTTGCGACAGCACTCAATCCATTGATCGGCTACCAGGCGGCGACCAAGGTTGCTCGCGAGGCGCTGGCAACTGGGCGCACAGTGCCGGAAATCGTGCTGGATCATGGATATCTGACCGCCGAGCAGCTCTTCGAGGCCCTGCGGCCGGAACGGCTCGCCAACCTACCGGTCGCTCTCAATGAGGCTGTTGCCCCTCGCCAATAA
- a CDS encoding FadR/GntR family transcriptional regulator, with protein MSEVADWLSYTSPISRKNAAEAVFEDIRSAITSGRLAVGTRLPAESQLATRYGVSRPIIREALRSLQTLGLTQTRTGSGTYVLTSTPGPELRYGGYSARDLIEARPFIEVPAAGWAALRRTEQQLARLLELCDEMDREEDPLTWVTLDSGFHSMIAESSGNAVFSKIVSDARDALMRQSELVNMMAQRRVASNVEHRRIVEAIAAASEEEAIAAMEAHLGQVKRVVTTIIGEGQQPH; from the coding sequence ATGAGTGAGGTGGCTGATTGGTTATCTTATACAAGTCCGATCAGTCGGAAAAATGCTGCCGAAGCAGTGTTTGAGGATATTCGTTCGGCGATAACATCGGGACGGTTGGCGGTCGGGACACGGCTGCCCGCCGAGTCGCAGCTTGCGACGCGTTACGGTGTCAGCCGTCCAATCATCCGCGAAGCGCTCCGCTCGCTTCAGACGCTCGGCCTCACCCAGACGCGCACCGGCAGTGGTACCTACGTTCTGACCTCCACTCCCGGTCCGGAGCTCCGTTACGGCGGTTATTCCGCCCGCGACTTGATCGAGGCGCGTCCGTTCATCGAGGTCCCGGCCGCAGGCTGGGCGGCGCTACGGCGCACGGAGCAGCAGCTGGCGCGCCTGCTTGAACTTTGTGATGAGATGGACCGGGAAGAAGACCCCTTGACGTGGGTAACTCTGGACTCGGGATTCCATTCCATGATTGCCGAATCCTCTGGAAATGCCGTCTTTTCCAAGATTGTTTCCGACGCCCGCGACGCACTGATGCGTCAATCGGAGCTGGTCAACATGATGGCGCAGCGTCGCGTGGCCTCGAATGTCGAACACCGCCGCATCGTCGAGGCGATCGCGGCGGCGTCGGAGGAGGAGGCCATCGCGGCGATGGAAGCCCATCTCGGTCAGGTCAAGCGCGTGGTGACCACGATTATTGGCGAGGGGCAACAGCCTCATTGA
- a CDS encoding MFS transporter, whose product MPLPLFALFLAAFAFGTTEFVIAGILPDVAQGLGVSIPFAGYLVSGYALGIALGGPLLTMATRQISRRTILIALTIAFCMGQIACALAPDFAAMLLFRVATAVAHGAYFGIAMVVAVGLVPQAFRGRAVSVILAGLTVSNIVGVPLGAAIGGLWGWRTTFWAMTLVGVVALAAIWVLIPQTKAESQQSGHLSSEVRVLGRQQVWTSLIMMLALMIGQMVPFTYITPLLREVTGLDAMLIPWVLLLNGVGATLGVVIGGRLSDWKLMPSLIAMLAIQSAILVVLYLVSPYPVPMSVAIFVWGALNFAIGTPIQARILMWTADAPGLASSLIPSGFNIGIAIAASVGAALLESGYGYRSLPVLGAITLALACVVAILSAARERRSGAVPPNAALT is encoded by the coding sequence GTGCCCTTACCCCTCTTCGCTTTGTTTCTGGCCGCCTTTGCTTTCGGCACGACCGAGTTTGTCATCGCGGGCATTCTTCCGGACGTGGCGCAGGGTCTGGGAGTCTCGATCCCGTTTGCCGGCTATCTGGTTTCCGGCTATGCGCTGGGAATTGCACTTGGCGGGCCGCTTCTGACCATGGCGACACGACAGATTTCGCGCCGAACCATTCTGATCGCTCTGACGATCGCCTTTTGCATGGGCCAGATCGCCTGCGCGCTCGCACCCGATTTTGCTGCCATGCTCCTCTTCCGTGTTGCGACCGCCGTCGCCCACGGCGCCTATTTCGGCATCGCCATGGTGGTCGCGGTCGGCCTCGTGCCGCAGGCATTTCGCGGTCGCGCCGTGTCCGTGATCCTTGCAGGACTGACGGTCTCCAATATTGTCGGCGTTCCTCTTGGCGCGGCGATCGGTGGATTGTGGGGATGGCGGACGACGTTTTGGGCAATGACCTTGGTCGGTGTGGTCGCGCTGGCCGCGATATGGGTCCTGATCCCGCAGACGAAGGCAGAATCTCAGCAATCTGGCCATTTGAGCAGTGAAGTGCGCGTTCTCGGTCGCCAGCAAGTCTGGACGTCCCTCATCATGATGCTCGCTCTAATGATCGGGCAGATGGTGCCCTTCACCTACATAACGCCGCTCCTGCGCGAAGTGACGGGTCTTGATGCCATGCTTATTCCCTGGGTTCTTCTGCTCAATGGGGTCGGAGCGACATTGGGGGTTGTGATCGGTGGCAGGCTGTCGGACTGGAAGCTGATGCCGTCGCTTATCGCGATGCTCGCCATCCAGTCCGCGATACTCGTCGTCCTTTACCTTGTCAGCCCCTACCCCGTACCGATGAGTGTGGCGATCTTCGTTTGGGGCGCGCTTAATTTTGCGATCGGCACCCCCATCCAGGCTCGCATCCTGATGTGGACCGCCGATGCACCAGGCCTTGCTTCCTCACTCATTCCATCAGGCTTCAATATCGGGATTGCGATCGCAGCAAGCGTCGGGGCCGCACTGCTCGAGAGCGGATATGGCTATCGCAGCTTGCCGGTGCTCGGCGCGATCACGCTTGCCTTGGCCTGTGTGGTGGCCATCCTCTCCGCGGCGCGCGAAAGGCGCAGCGGCGCCGTCCCTCCCAATGCGGCTCTCACGTAA
- a CDS encoding DUF1501 domain-containing protein, with the protein MTCELMTPTRRAVLGASGALFAWAFIPRFAHAAGGRDPRFIAIILRGALDGLTAVPPVGDPDYQALRQSIAMTTSGPGAALPLDSFFALHPSMPNFNRLYRAGQAAVVHASATPYRDRSHFDGQDVLESGYEMPGRVESGWLNRMLEGLPKGDKVSPGASEIRGLSVGANAPLVIRGKAPVLGWSPSTLQPVSDDLPPRLMDLYNHTDPLFAKILAEGISTGKIAAGLDVKAKGGPGDPTGMEQMARGAARLLAQDDGPRVAALAFEGWDTHAGEVDRLNKLLVGLDNSFAAFQQELGPAWKDTAILVATEFGRTAQVNGTQGTDHGTGTAAFLAGGAIKGGRVIADWPGLKQAQLRDGRDLAATTDLRAVVKGIAVDLLGASPTLLTRDVFPGSDHVLPMKGLIA; encoded by the coding sequence ATGACCTGCGAACTCATGACCCCCACCCGTCGTGCCGTGCTTGGCGCTTCTGGCGCCTTGTTTGCCTGGGCCTTCATCCCGCGCTTCGCTCACGCAGCCGGCGGACGCGACCCGCGCTTCATCGCCATCATCCTGCGCGGGGCGCTCGATGGTCTGACAGCTGTCCCGCCCGTTGGTGACCCCGACTATCAAGCCTTGCGACAGTCGATCGCCATGACGACGAGCGGCCCCGGGGCGGCGTTGCCGCTCGACAGCTTCTTTGCGCTGCATCCATCGATGCCGAATTTCAACAGGCTCTATCGGGCAGGGCAGGCGGCCGTCGTGCATGCCAGTGCGACGCCCTATCGCGACCGATCCCATTTCGATGGTCAGGATGTGCTGGAGTCCGGTTACGAAATGCCTGGCCGAGTCGAATCCGGATGGCTGAACCGGATGCTCGAGGGACTGCCGAAGGGCGACAAGGTTTCACCAGGCGCTTCGGAGATCCGAGGCCTCTCGGTCGGTGCCAATGCACCGCTCGTCATTCGCGGCAAGGCGCCGGTACTCGGCTGGTCGCCATCGACCCTTCAGCCTGTGAGCGATGATCTGCCACCGCGGCTGATGGATCTCTATAACCATACCGATCCGCTCTTTGCGAAAATCCTCGCTGAAGGCATTTCGACCGGTAAGATCGCCGCTGGCCTCGATGTCAAGGCGAAGGGAGGCCCTGGCGACCCTACCGGCATGGAACAGATGGCCAGAGGCGCCGCGCGCCTGTTGGCTCAAGACGACGGTCCTCGCGTTGCGGCACTGGCCTTCGAAGGATGGGATACCCATGCCGGAGAGGTCGATCGGCTGAACAAGCTGCTCGTCGGGCTCGACAATTCCTTTGCCGCCTTCCAGCAGGAGCTTGGTCCGGCCTGGAAGGATACCGCCATTCTTGTCGCAACCGAATTCGGCCGCACGGCGCAGGTCAATGGTACCCAGGGCACCGACCACGGCACCGGAACGGCCGCCTTTCTCGCCGGTGGCGCAATCAAGGGCGGCCGAGTGATTGCCGATTGGCCCGGTCTCAAGCAGGCGCAATTGCGTGATGGCCGTGATCTTGCCGCCACGACGGATCTGCGCGCTGTGGTCAAGGGGATCGCGGTTGATTTGCTTGGTGCATCGCCGACCCTATTGACGCGCGATGTCTTCCCGGGTTCCGATCATGTCCTGCCGATGAAAGGGCTGATCGCCTGA